The Thiosulfativibrio zosterae genome has a window encoding:
- a CDS encoding ATP-binding protein, with product MNIELGFYEQLHQEWRKVNEKTPLMDLFKLTEKFVLEVLGFQKCVIFLHDDATGLFKVHSHSGYNDSEKKILPMINLLLSGEIIETLRIEKSHLDHTEQTPEILVEKFLKTLSLKEASLELFAGDIEVPYGLIVVGNSETTENQNFTNHTALRHLISKLSYAVNNIIFYQAWELEKRTLQENITLKTQELRIEKENFEAIYNASKDGIAILDVHTTAFLEANPAYLEMTGMTRQELLRTSCLALTLPEDIEKSEMVLEAVVSKGYFKDFTKTCVVKDQQHIIVNMSLVLMSDQQRVLVTSKDVTQKIALEKALMEASDEVMQRNLELKTFAENQEQLVQQRTQELEIALKKSQAATEAKSNFLATMSHEIRTPMNGVIGMTNLLLETPLNEEQNQYARVLKSSSHSLLTLINDILDFSKIEAGKLDLEKLPIHLNEIFKDLYDVFEPQAKSKHLQLVMEVDKNCPEWVLTDPTRMRQILYNLISNAIKFTEAGQVGITLKQLPETDFYQVSVQDTGIGMSPEVIQKLFNSFTQADASTTRKYGGTGLGLVICQKLTELMEGKIWVESEEGKGSIFHFTFKAPVTQSNVQKPQAENSQSDLSRIDMLLVEDNPVNRLLATKLLQKLGINPDIAMDGLEALDAVKHKDYDMILMDIQMPNMDGLTATQHIRQMALSQQPIIIALTANAFTEDQIACKEAGMDEFLSKPIDFKKLTEMLVNLNNRLFK from the coding sequence ATGAATATTGAGTTAGGTTTTTACGAACAGTTACATCAAGAATGGCGTAAAGTGAATGAAAAAACGCCCTTGATGGATTTATTCAAACTCACAGAAAAGTTTGTTCTTGAGGTTTTGGGTTTTCAAAAGTGCGTCATTTTTTTACATGATGATGCCACGGGTTTATTTAAAGTGCATAGTCATTCCGGTTATAACGACTCAGAAAAGAAAATACTCCCGATGATTAATTTGCTGTTATCTGGCGAAATCATTGAAACCCTGAGAATCGAAAAAAGTCATTTAGATCACACCGAACAAACGCCAGAAATTTTGGTCGAAAAATTTCTCAAAACCTTATCACTTAAAGAAGCCTCGCTGGAATTGTTTGCCGGTGATATAGAGGTTCCCTATGGTTTGATCGTGGTAGGTAATTCTGAAACAACCGAAAACCAAAATTTTACCAATCATACCGCCTTGCGCCATCTAATTTCTAAGCTGTCTTATGCCGTCAATAACATTATTTTTTACCAGGCCTGGGAGCTTGAAAAGCGCACTTTACAAGAAAATATCACTTTAAAAACCCAAGAACTCAGAATAGAAAAAGAAAACTTTGAAGCCATTTATAATGCTTCAAAAGATGGTATTGCGATTTTAGATGTTCATACCACAGCGTTTTTAGAAGCCAATCCTGCTTACCTAGAAATGACGGGAATGACGCGCCAAGAATTACTCAGAACCAGCTGTTTAGCCTTAACCTTGCCAGAAGATATTGAAAAAAGTGAAATGGTTTTAGAGGCGGTTGTCAGTAAAGGCTACTTTAAAGACTTTACCAAAACCTGTGTAGTCAAAGATCAGCAACATATCATTGTGAATATGTCTTTGGTATTGATGAGTGACCAGCAAAGAGTTTTAGTCACTTCAAAAGATGTGACTCAAAAAATTGCCTTAGAAAAAGCGCTCATGGAAGCCAGCGATGAAGTTATGCAGCGTAACTTAGAGTTAAAAACCTTTGCTGAAAACCAAGAACAGTTGGTGCAGCAAAGAACTCAAGAACTGGAAATTGCGCTCAAAAAATCTCAAGCCGCCACCGAAGCCAAAAGTAATTTTTTAGCCACCATGAGCCATGAAATTCGCACCCCCATGAATGGGGTGATAGGTATGACAAATTTATTGCTGGAAACCCCTTTAAATGAAGAGCAAAACCAATATGCTCGGGTTTTAAAAAGCAGCAGCCATTCTTTATTAACCCTAATTAACGATATTTTGGATTTTTCAAAAATTGAAGCTGGCAAATTAGATTTGGAAAAATTACCGATTCATTTAAATGAAATTTTCAAAGATTTATATGATGTATTTGAACCCCAAGCCAAAAGCAAACATTTGCAATTGGTGATGGAAGTGGATAAAAATTGTCCAGAATGGGTATTAACTGACCCAACTCGAATGCGCCAAATTTTATATAACCTAATATCAAATGCCATTAAATTTACCGAAGCCGGTCAAGTCGGTATTACATTAAAACAATTGCCTGAAACCGATTTTTATCAAGTGTCTGTGCAAGACACTGGCATAGGGATGTCGCCTGAAGTCATTCAAAAATTGTTTAATTCCTTTACGCAAGCCGATGCCTCAACCACGCGCAAATATGGTGGCACAGGGCTAGGGTTGGTTATTTGCCAAAAATTAACCGAATTAATGGAAGGCAAAATCTGGGTTGAAAGTGAAGAAGGCAAGGGATCTATATTCCATTTCACCTTTAAAGCACCTGTGACTCAGTCAAATGTGCAAAAACCTCAAGCCGAAAACTCTCAAAGTGATTTATCTAGGATAGACATGCTTTTGGTTGAAGATAATCCAGTGAATCGATTATTAGCCACCAAATTATTGCAAAAATTGGGTATTAATCCAGACATTGCCATGGATGGTTTAGAGGCCTTAGATGCGGTTAAACATAAAGATTACGATATGATTTTGATGGATATTCAAATGCCCAATATGGATGGACTGACAGCCACCCAACATATTCGCCAAATGGCATTAAGCCAACAACCTATTATTATTGCTTTAACTGCGAATGCGTTTACAGAAGATCAAATTGCTTGTAAAGAAGCGGGTATGGATGAGTTTCTCAGTAAACCGATTGATTTTAAAAAGCTTACTGAGATGTTGGTGAATTTAAATAATAGGTTGTTTAAATAA
- a CDS encoding ATP-binding protein, whose product MIALFLAGVISIFNQPMALYIWAGYMFLVSSFRFFLGKSIQSKIANHEFSQHFDHQLYSMVVLTALGWASLPMLMFGYGNEFVNAYITITLAGMVAGSITSLTPIKHYFYTFVVITLLPLMLAFLQYGELEKSLFALVIFIFGAFVVKNGRVFNEHLLQNFELNLKNSELIENLKVQTDKANNANRLKGQFLANMSHEIRTPMNGILGFIDILKELEKDPQKLRYLNIVKNSSEDLMNIINDILDFSKIESNQFVIQDANNRVRFEIEQCIALNEEKMSQKDQKIITCGLEDLPEYLRFDPLRFHQILNNILANAIKFSPNATQIELTAHYDKIEQLLKISVKDHGIGIAQDKLDDIFRPFIQADGSVTREYGGTGLGLSISSRLVELMGGKISVTSEVGKGSEFTFSIIAPINNAILPKKVHHSKALQQFNGHILVVEDNLVNQKVVSALLKRFGLTYEIASDGLEGVKSFEKGHFDLILMDQNMPNMSGTEACVEIRKKEQAAHLKPIPIIALTANAMEGDREFFINSGMDEYITKPIKIEVLQEVFSQFLAAS is encoded by the coding sequence ATGATTGCTTTATTCTTAGCCGGTGTTATTTCTATATTTAACCAACCTATGGCTTTGTATATTTGGGCTGGTTATATGTTTTTGGTGTCTAGTTTTCGCTTTTTCTTAGGTAAGTCGATTCAAAGTAAAATAGCCAATCACGAGTTTTCGCAACACTTTGATCATCAGCTTTATAGTATGGTGGTTTTAACCGCATTGGGTTGGGCCTCTTTGCCCATGTTGATGTTTGGTTATGGCAATGAATTTGTAAATGCCTATATCACCATTACCTTAGCGGGCATGGTTGCCGGTAGCATCACTTCACTCACCCCTATAAAACATTATTTTTATACCTTTGTGGTGATTACCCTTTTGCCCTTAATGCTTGCCTTTTTGCAATATGGAGAATTAGAAAAATCCCTGTTTGCTTTGGTTATTTTTATTTTTGGCGCTTTTGTGGTTAAAAACGGCCGTGTTTTTAATGAACATCTGTTACAAAATTTTGAGTTGAACTTAAAAAACAGCGAATTAATTGAAAATCTCAAAGTTCAAACAGACAAAGCCAATAACGCCAATCGCTTAAAAGGCCAGTTTTTGGCCAATATGTCTCACGAAATCAGAACCCCAATGAATGGCATTTTGGGGTTTATTGATATCTTAAAAGAACTCGAAAAAGACCCTCAAAAACTCAGATATTTAAATATTGTTAAGAATTCCAGTGAAGATTTGATGAACATCATCAATGACATTTTAGATTTCAGCAAAATTGAAAGTAATCAGTTTGTTATTCAAGATGCCAATAACCGAGTGCGTTTTGAAATTGAGCAGTGTATTGCGTTAAACGAAGAAAAAATGAGTCAAAAAGACCAAAAAATAATCACTTGTGGCTTAGAAGATTTACCAGAATATTTAAGGTTTGACCCCTTAAGATTTCATCAAATACTCAATAATATTTTGGCCAATGCGATTAAGTTTTCACCCAACGCGACTCAAATAGAACTCACTGCGCATTACGATAAAATTGAACAACTCCTTAAAATCAGCGTTAAAGATCACGGCATTGGTATCGCTCAAGATAAATTGGATGACATTTTTAGACCCTTTATTCAAGCCGATGGTTCTGTCACCCGTGAATACGGTGGCACAGGATTGGGTTTATCCATCAGTAGCCGACTGGTTGAGTTAATGGGTGGCAAAATTTCAGTGACTTCAGAAGTTGGCAAGGGCAGTGAGTTTACCTTTAGTATTATTGCGCCGATTAACAACGCAATACTGCCTAAAAAAGTCCATCACAGTAAGGCTTTACAACAGTTTAACGGCCATATTTTGGTGGTTGAAGACAATTTGGTTAACCAAAAAGTGGTGTCTGCACTATTGAAAAGATTTGGCTTAACTTATGAAATTGCCAGCGACGGACTTGAAGGGGTAAAATCTTTTGAAAAAGGTCATTTTGATTTAATTTTAATGGATCAAAACATGCCTAATATGTCAGGTACCGAAGCTTGCGTTGAAATTCGTAAAAAAGAACAAGCAGCACATTTAAAACCGATTCCCATCATTGCTTTAACCGCAAATGCCATGGAAGGTGATCGGGAATTTTTTATCAATTCAGGGATGGATGAATACATTACAAAACCCATTAAAATTGAAGTATTACAGGAAGTATTCAGTCAGTTTTTGGCCGCGTCATGA
- a CDS encoding nitroreductase family protein yields MSIAAVIKNRRTTYQFTNEKVPQEILNQCLEAAIWAPNHKMRQPWLFWQLGEVSQAWLAQIYAEHRASKKVSQQDPEWTCLYDKAVQKFQRIPQVILVGQKLVEHPVDVMEDYAACACAIQNFQLMATECQLGVQWSTGPVIGDDRVYQYLNLDKTQTKLIAALYMGFPDCEVTSVRKSVEASLIQLD; encoded by the coding sequence ATGTCTATCGCAGCTGTCATTAAAAATCGTCGCACCACCTATCAATTTACTAACGAAAAAGTGCCGCAAGAAATCCTTAATCAATGCCTTGAAGCAGCCATTTGGGCACCCAACCACAAAATGCGACAACCTTGGTTGTTTTGGCAATTAGGTGAGGTCAGTCAAGCTTGGCTGGCGCAAATTTATGCCGAACATCGCGCCTCTAAAAAGGTTAGCCAACAAGACCCAGAATGGACTTGTTTATATGACAAAGCTGTTCAAAAATTTCAACGCATTCCCCAAGTGATATTGGTGGGGCAAAAATTGGTTGAGCATCCTGTGGATGTGATGGAAGACTATGCGGCTTGTGCCTGTGCCATTCAAAATTTTCAATTGATGGCAACTGAATGTCAACTGGGCGTGCAATGGAGCACTGGCCCAGTGATTGGTGATGATCGTGTTTATCAGTATTTAAACCTCGATAAAACGCAAACCAAGCTGATTGCAGCGCTTTATATGGGTTTTCCAGACTGTGAGGTGACTTCGGTAAGAAAGTCTGTTGAAGCCTCTTTAATTCAGCTAGATTAA
- the nhaA gene encoding Na+/H+ antiporter NhaA, with protein sequence MIKSIKDYKIYAPWERAFNKVATPFEHFLHQQTTTGLVLMMMTVVALILANSPIAESYKHLFHTHLTISLGGFSIDHSLHHWINDGLMALFFFVIGLEIKREILVGELSDVRNAILPILAAIGGVAFPALIYVYINAGLPSENGWGIPMATDIAFAISALVLLGRRVPVALVTFLVALAIVDDLIAVSVIAIFYTADLNLFALGMSFVFFGVLLAFNRFGIHHPLPYFLVGGIMWIFMLESGVHATIAGILTALAIPAKPKFNPEFFQNHMCNLTEDFNRHPIGPNHMLHDEQKATLHHMEDAVHAVQAPLNRLEHDFHLPVSLIVIPLFALANAGIALDFSQMGQMMMEPVTLGVMSGLVLGKVIGIAGVAFIAIKLGIARLPKNASMSQLFGVSFLGGIGFTMSIFIAELAWYDTPGGAEMLLEAKTGILFASLFAGLFGYIWLRYIAKSPNTDH encoded by the coding sequence ATGATTAAAAGTATAAAAGACTATAAGATTTACGCGCCTTGGGAAAGGGCTTTTAATAAAGTCGCCACCCCTTTTGAGCACTTTCTCCATCAACAAACCACCACCGGTTTGGTCTTGATGATGATGACAGTGGTTGCACTGATCTTAGCCAACAGCCCAATTGCCGAAAGTTACAAACATCTCTTTCATACGCACCTGACCATCAGTCTTGGCGGTTTTAGCATTGACCACAGCTTACATCATTGGATTAATGATGGATTGATGGCGTTATTCTTTTTTGTGATAGGTTTAGAAATCAAACGCGAAATTTTGGTCGGCGAATTGTCGGATGTTAGAAATGCCATTCTACCGATTTTAGCTGCCATTGGTGGTGTGGCTTTCCCCGCTTTGATTTATGTTTATATCAACGCAGGCTTACCCAGTGAAAATGGCTGGGGAATTCCCATGGCCACCGATATTGCCTTTGCCATCAGTGCTTTGGTGTTATTAGGGCGCCGCGTGCCCGTGGCTTTGGTGACTTTTTTAGTCGCTTTAGCGATTGTGGATGACTTAATTGCGGTTTCGGTAATTGCGATTTTTTATACCGCGGATTTAAATTTATTTGCTTTAGGAATGTCGTTTGTCTTTTTTGGCGTGCTGTTAGCCTTTAATCGATTTGGGATACACCATCCACTGCCCTATTTTTTAGTAGGCGGTATTATGTGGATTTTCATGCTCGAATCAGGCGTTCATGCCACCATTGCCGGTATTTTGACCGCTTTGGCGATTCCCGCAAAACCCAAATTTAATCCTGAGTTTTTCCAAAATCATATGTGTAATTTGACCGAGGACTTTAATCGCCACCCGATTGGTCCAAATCATATGTTGCATGATGAACAAAAAGCCACTTTGCATCACATGGAAGATGCAGTACACGCCGTGCAAGCACCTTTAAATCGACTAGAACACGATTTTCATTTACCGGTGAGCTTAATCGTTATCCCATTATTTGCCTTAGCCAACGCGGGTATCGCGTTAGATTTTAGTCAAATGGGACAAATGATGATGGAACCTGTGACTTTAGGCGTCATGAGTGGATTGGTGCTAGGTAAAGTGATTGGGATTGCTGGTGTTGCCTTTATTGCCATTAAGTTAGGCATTGCCAGATTGCCCAAAAATGCCTCAATGAGCCAATTGTTTGGCGTGTCTTTCTTAGGGGGTATTGGATTTACCATGTCGATTTTTATTGCCGAATTGGCTTGGTACGATACGCCAGGCGGCGCTGAAATGTTGCTAGAAGCCAAAACAGGGATTTTGTTTGCCTCTTTGTTTGCTGGTTTATTTGGGTATATTTGGTTGCGATATATTGCCAAATCACCCAACACTGACCATTAA
- a CDS encoding hydrogen peroxide-inducible genes activator, whose translation MTLNELKYICALAKEKQFKKAAEVCFISQPTLSVAIKKIEDELEVTLFERKKNEVLVTPIGEKIVFLANEILNTSKQIKLLASNENKSQTELKIGAIYTVGPYLLPKLIPIFHEISPKTHLIVEENYTHVLAQKLQQGEIDVMFISLPFHEPNIETLELYTEDFVAALPNQHPLAKHDRVSLEKITNETFLLLGSGHCFRDQVTEAYPNLIHMNYHSDNWQKTLEGSSLETIRYMVASGAGITVLPCSSVQNQQNDLLTFKPLTDPVPNRTVIMAWRKTFPRKELIESLKQSIQKINFHCAVLEP comes from the coding sequence ATGACGCTCAATGAATTGAAATATATTTGTGCCTTAGCTAAAGAAAAACAATTTAAAAAAGCTGCTGAAGTTTGTTTTATCAGCCAACCCACTTTAAGCGTTGCGATTAAAAAAATTGAAGATGAATTAGAAGTCACCCTGTTTGAAAGAAAAAAAAACGAAGTGTTGGTGACCCCAATCGGTGAAAAAATTGTTTTCTTAGCCAATGAAATTTTAAATACCAGCAAACAAATTAAACTCTTAGCCAGTAATGAAAATAAAAGCCAAACAGAACTCAAAATAGGCGCCATTTATACCGTAGGCCCTTATTTACTGCCAAAACTGATTCCCATATTTCATGAGATTTCTCCCAAAACCCATTTAATAGTTGAAGAGAACTATACCCATGTTTTAGCGCAAAAATTACAACAGGGTGAGATAGATGTCATGTTTATTTCCTTACCCTTTCATGAGCCCAATATCGAAACCTTAGAACTTTATACCGAAGACTTTGTGGCAGCTTTACCCAATCAACATCCCTTAGCCAAACATGACCGAGTGTCTTTAGAAAAAATCACCAATGAAACTTTTTTGCTCTTAGGCTCTGGTCATTGTTTTAGAGATCAGGTAACCGAGGCTTACCCTAATTTAATTCACATGAATTATCACAGCGATAATTGGCAAAAGACTTTAGAAGGCAGCTCACTAGAAACCATTCGTTATATGGTAGCATCAGGTGCTGGCATAACCGTACTTCCCTGTTCATCTGTGCAAAATCAACAAAATGATCTGCTCACTTTTAAACCCTTAACCGACCCAGTCCCTAATCGCACAGTCATTATGGCTTGGCGCAAAACCTTCCCTAGAAAAGAATTAATTGAATCGTTAAAACAATCAATTCAAAAAATAAATTTTCATTGTGCTGTACTTGAACCTTAA
- a CDS encoding MlaA family lipoprotein, producing MKFLQINLMIFSSLVSLPNFAAESKPMNSQDPFESYNRTIYDFNVGFNDLIGEPVAKAYINYVPDPAKTGLDNFFSNLKEPINMLNSFLQGKGEAGFTSLMRFSINTVFGLGGLLDIATPARLVHQKEDLGQTLYRWGVWNEASFVMIPFIGPYTTRELVGGLIDSGYDPTYPYVIKTDQTGRAAFFVGDKFISYTKVVNLTAEMKQQPDPYIFMRESYLQYRTNLIYDGKAPQPKLDDFNFE from the coding sequence ATGAAATTTTTACAAATTAATTTAATGATATTTAGCAGTTTGGTCAGTTTGCCAAACTTTGCGGCAGAATCTAAACCCATGAATTCTCAGGATCCTTTCGAAAGCTATAATCGAACGATCTATGATTTTAATGTGGGGTTTAATGATTTAATTGGCGAACCGGTTGCCAAAGCTTATATCAATTATGTGCCAGATCCTGCTAAAACGGGGCTTGATAACTTTTTTTCAAATTTGAAAGAACCCATCAATATGCTCAACAGTTTTTTGCAAGGCAAAGGTGAGGCGGGTTTTACCAGTTTAATGCGTTTTTCAATCAATACGGTTTTTGGATTAGGCGGATTATTAGATATTGCGACCCCAGCCAGATTAGTGCATCAGAAAGAAGATTTGGGTCAAACTTTATATCGTTGGGGTGTTTGGAATGAAGCGTCCTTTGTGATGATTCCATTTATAGGGCCTTATACAACAAGAGAGCTGGTTGGTGGATTGATTGACAGTGGTTACGACCCTACCTACCCCTATGTTATTAAAACTGACCAAACAGGTCGTGCTGCGTTTTTTGTGGGTGATAAATTTATCAGTTACACCAAAGTCGTAAATTTAACGGCAGAAATGAAACAACAACCCGACCCTTATATTTTTATGAGAGAGTCTTATTTGCAATATCGCACCAACCTCATTTACGATGGGAAAGCACCGCAACCCAAACTGGATGATTTTAATTTTGAATAA